Proteins from a genomic interval of Paenibacillus sp. RC334:
- the fliR gene encoding flagellar biosynthetic protein FliR — translation MDMLLQSFPVFLLIFCRITSFFVVAPIFSTRGVPSTFKVGISGFLALIVYLTYGTHQQVPTDAAYVLLVGREVLIGLLLGFTAYLFMTAIQTAGSFIDLQVGFGMASVFDPMTGASSPLTGNFKFAIAVLLFLSLNGHHHLITAILYSYDWVPLTNDFFVKLYGGSVTEFLVRSFAESFLLAFQIAAPIVVATFLTDVGLGFLAKTAPQFNIFVIGVPLKIIVGLFMLLLLMPSFAFIFEKLFTVMFESMRNLLDIMGNRP, via the coding sequence ATGGACATGTTGTTACAGAGTTTTCCTGTTTTTTTGCTGATTTTTTGTCGGATTACCTCGTTTTTTGTAGTAGCGCCTATATTTTCAACCCGAGGAGTACCTAGTACCTTTAAGGTCGGGATTTCCGGATTTCTCGCATTGATTGTGTATCTCACTTATGGTACGCATCAGCAAGTACCGACGGATGCAGCGTATGTGCTGTTGGTAGGTCGCGAGGTGCTGATTGGATTGTTGCTGGGTTTCACCGCTTATTTATTCATGACAGCGATCCAAACCGCAGGTTCCTTTATTGATCTTCAGGTGGGTTTCGGGATGGCAAGTGTGTTCGACCCGATGACAGGAGCTTCGTCGCCTCTAACGGGGAATTTCAAGTTTGCCATAGCCGTGTTGCTCTTTTTAAGTTTAAATGGGCATCACCACCTGATAACCGCTATTTTATACAGTTATGATTGGGTGCCGCTGACAAATGATTTTTTTGTAAAGCTGTATGGAGGTAGTGTTACAGAGTTTCTGGTACGTTCCTTTGCTGAATCCTTTTTGCTGGCTTTTCAAATTGCGGCTCCTATAGTAGTAGCTACTTTTTTAACGGATGTGGGACTCGGATTTTTGGCTAAAACGGCTCCGCAGTTTAACATTTTTGTTATTGGCGTGCCGCTCAAAATTATTGTCGGGCTGTTCATGTTACTGCTTCTGATGCCGAGTTTTGCTTTTATCTTCGAAAAATTGTTTACTGTGATGTTCGAATCCATGCGCAACTTGTTGGATATTATGGGCAACCGTCCTTAA
- a CDS encoding flagellar hook-length control protein FliK, with amino-acid sequence MTLISQSVSLSSSSQTAGSTASTATTSTAGTAAAGATGGAFNQTLTQMMTGGQTGSTSTDAGKSPLVMVLPLIAAGESTEASAEPLVETLAPLLQNLEKLDDQVTADPALFAALQSWVQQVQQLLGGGAEQQTDGAGTNEATGLTALAAHPATIRFALQDALSQLANVANQATGDQKSQITQLLQSLQNTTAGTGAISDEQWTGVLKAVELADGADSQAVQPSANRANGTQTLTAVSTDKQVVATEQQTSQGGTSQQGTEGQRSSANIHVQAAVKATPTDETGAVVDVTEQSDPAATDSQTSVITTAGQLSVQTQGTTPSAPAQPVVHVRQFAKEMTEFVVQKLDIVKHSGLTEATIMLRPDHLGQLEVKLTMQNGHLVAQFMTEHSGAKDLLEQQMSQLRASLQSQGIQVDKVEVTQNESLSSHMYQDGRGSGANQQQQSEQRSKSRSREEAEDALKVAEMAEELRNWTAEQRTDDVNRTGSFTAQA; translated from the coding sequence ATGACACTTATTTCTCAAAGTGTATCTCTCAGCAGTTCCAGTCAGACGGCTGGTAGCACAGCTAGTACAGCGACAACTTCAACAGCAGGGACGGCAGCAGCAGGAGCCACAGGCGGTGCTTTTAATCAGACGCTTACGCAAATGATGACTGGCGGGCAAACGGGTTCTACAAGCACAGATGCTGGGAAATCTCCATTAGTTATGGTGCTGCCGTTGATTGCTGCCGGAGAATCGACAGAAGCTTCAGCAGAACCGCTTGTTGAGACATTGGCTCCATTACTGCAAAATCTTGAAAAGCTGGATGATCAGGTAACAGCTGATCCAGCCTTGTTTGCAGCTCTCCAGTCGTGGGTTCAGCAAGTACAGCAGCTTTTAGGCGGTGGAGCGGAGCAGCAAACAGACGGGGCAGGAACGAATGAGGCGACAGGCTTAACGGCTTTGGCAGCTCATCCGGCTACCATTCGGTTTGCATTACAGGATGCTTTGTCACAGCTTGCAAATGTAGCGAATCAGGCTACGGGAGACCAAAAGTCCCAGATTACACAGCTGTTACAATCGCTTCAAAATACGACGGCTGGTACGGGAGCTATTTCCGATGAGCAGTGGACCGGCGTACTAAAAGCTGTGGAGCTTGCTGATGGCGCAGATTCACAAGCAGTTCAGCCTTCCGCGAATCGGGCGAATGGCACTCAGACATTAACGGCTGTTTCTACAGACAAACAGGTTGTTGCTACTGAGCAGCAGACGAGTCAAGGTGGGACAAGCCAGCAAGGTACAGAAGGACAACGTTCATCAGCTAATATTCATGTTCAAGCCGCTGTTAAAGCCACTCCAACGGATGAAACTGGTGCAGTAGTAGACGTAACCGAGCAGTCTGATCCGGCAGCGACCGACAGTCAAACTTCTGTGATTACGACCGCAGGCCAGCTTTCGGTGCAGACGCAAGGCACAACTCCTTCCGCTCCGGCGCAGCCTGTTGTACATGTACGACAATTTGCTAAGGAAATGACGGAATTTGTAGTGCAAAAGCTTGATATCGTGAAACATTCTGGGTTAACGGAAGCGACTATCATGCTTCGCCCAGATCATTTGGGACAGCTGGAAGTTAAACTGACGATGCAGAATGGGCACTTGGTCGCCCAGTTCATGACTGAGCACAGTGGAGCTAAGGATTTGCTTGAACAGCAAATGTCACAGCTGCGTGCAAGTCTTCAAAGCCAGGGTATTCAGGTAGATAAAGTGGAAGTGACGCAAAATGAATCACTCTCTTCCCACATGTATCAGGATGGCCGTGGATCAGGTGCAAATCAGCAGCAACAATCCGAGCAACGTTCCAAGTCGCGGAGTAGAGAAGAAGCCGAGGATGCTCTAAAGGTAGCTGAAATGGCGGAGGAACTCCGCAATTGGACAGCAGAACAACGCACAGATGATGTAAATCGGACAGGCTCCTTTACAGCACAAGCGTAG
- the fliP gene encoding flagellar type III secretion system pore protein FliP (The bacterial flagellar biogenesis protein FliP forms a type III secretion system (T3SS)-type pore required for flagellar assembly.): MRKKIILACLLLVLFSFISVTAASAEPIPNIDIQVGNSDKGQPGATSLSIILLITVISVAPALLVLMTSFTRIVIVLGFVRTSLGTQQMPPNQVLVGLALFLTLFIMAPTFSAMNETALQPYLKGDLTQSQALDKAAVPIKTFMFSHTREKDLLLFMKYTKMEKPKNYQDIPLTVMVPAYAISELKTAFQMGFMIFIPFLVIDIVVASTLMAMGMMMLPPVMISLPFKILLFVLVDGWYLVVKSLLLSFNT; the protein is encoded by the coding sequence ATGAGAAAAAAGATTATACTTGCATGTTTGCTGCTTGTCTTGTTCAGCTTCATTTCGGTGACGGCGGCCTCTGCGGAACCGATTCCGAACATTGATATTCAAGTCGGCAACTCGGATAAAGGACAGCCCGGTGCCACCTCGCTGTCTATTATTTTACTTATTACTGTCATCAGTGTAGCGCCCGCGTTGCTTGTGCTTATGACGAGCTTTACGCGAATTGTGATCGTGCTGGGCTTTGTTCGCACCTCGCTGGGGACTCAGCAGATGCCGCCTAACCAGGTGCTTGTCGGGCTGGCTCTGTTTCTTACCTTATTCATTATGGCACCGACGTTCTCAGCTATGAACGAAACTGCCCTCCAGCCGTATCTCAAGGGGGATTTGACACAGTCTCAGGCGCTGGACAAGGCTGCGGTACCCATCAAGACCTTTATGTTCTCTCATACACGGGAGAAGGATCTACTGCTCTTTATGAAATACACCAAGATGGAAAAACCGAAAAACTACCAGGATATTCCATTAACGGTGATGGTTCCGGCTTATGCCATTAGTGAGTTAAAGACAGCATTTCAGATGGGCTTCATGATCTTTATACCATTTTTGGTTATTGACATTGTGGTGGCGAGTACGCTCATGGCTATGGGGATGATGATGCTGCCGCCGGTGATGATTTCGCTTCCTTTTAAAATACTGCTGTTTGTGCTCGTAGATGGTTGGTATCTGGTCGTCAAATCATTGCTTCTGAGCTTTAACACATGA
- the flgG gene encoding flagellar basal body rod protein FlgG: MLRSMYSGVSGMKGFQTKLDVIGNNIANVNTTGFKSSRVMFKDILSQTSSGASAPDGTTTAGQNAKQVGLGVSVSSIDTLHLPGSAMTTNNPTDLRINGDGFFLVKMNDAQEVPYLTRAGDFHVDANRNLVTSDGFFVGDAGGDPITLADNVTSFSISQDGTIVQQLDDGTVDNGTQIGIARVTNPEGLEKIGGSLYRTTVNSNIDALEPGVANSEGRGAIIAGQLEMSNVDLTGEFTEMIVAQRGFQANSRIITTSDEVLQEVVNLKR; the protein is encoded by the coding sequence ATGTTGAGATCAATGTATTCGGGTGTATCGGGTATGAAGGGCTTTCAAACAAAGCTGGACGTTATCGGTAACAACATTGCAAACGTAAATACAACAGGCTTCAAGTCCAGCCGTGTCATGTTCAAGGATATTTTGAGCCAAACAAGTTCGGGTGCAAGTGCGCCGGACGGAACGACTACTGCGGGACAAAATGCCAAGCAGGTCGGTTTAGGGGTATCGGTCAGTTCGATTGATACACTTCATCTTCCAGGTAGTGCTATGACTACGAACAATCCGACAGATTTGCGGATTAACGGTGACGGATTTTTCCTGGTCAAAATGAATGATGCACAGGAAGTTCCTTATCTGACTCGCGCGGGTGATTTTCACGTGGATGCGAACCGAAATTTGGTTACCTCAGATGGCTTTTTCGTAGGAGACGCGGGTGGGGATCCGATCACACTTGCTGACAATGTTACATCGTTCTCTATCTCGCAGGACGGTACGATTGTACAACAATTGGATGATGGCACCGTGGACAATGGCACGCAAATTGGTATAGCCAGAGTGACAAACCCCGAAGGCTTGGAGAAAATCGGAGGTAGCTTGTACCGTACCACTGTTAACTCCAACATTGATGCACTTGAGCCTGGAGTAGCTAATTCGGAGGGCCGGGGCGCTATCATTGCGGGCCAGCTGGAAATGTCCAACGTCGATTTGACAGGTGAATTTACCGAAATGATCGTGGCGCAGCGCGGCTTCCAGGCGAACTCGCGTATCATTACGACCTCGGATGAAGTGCTTCAGGAAGTTGTAAACTTGAAACGATAA
- a CDS encoding response regulator, producing the protein MANRILIVDDAAFMRMMIRDILSKNGYEVVGEAQDGSQAIEKFKELRPDLITMDITMPEMDGIAALKEIKKIDANAKVIMCSAMGQQAMVIDAIQAGAKDFIVKPFQSDRVIEAINKTLGV; encoded by the coding sequence ATGGCAAACCGTATTTTGATCGTGGACGATGCTGCATTTATGAGAATGATGATTCGGGACATCCTGTCCAAAAATGGATATGAAGTAGTAGGAGAGGCCCAGGATGGATCACAGGCTATTGAAAAATTCAAGGAACTTCGTCCGGACCTGATTACGATGGATATTACGATGCCCGAAATGGACGGCATTGCCGCTCTGAAGGAAATCAAAAAAATTGACGCGAACGCAAAGGTCATTATGTGTTCCGCGATGGGTCAGCAAGCGATGGTTATTGATGCTATCCAAGCAGGCGCAAAAGATTTTATTGTTAAGCCTTTCCAATCGGATCGGGTTATCGAAGCCATCAACAAAACACTGGGTGTGTAA
- the fliY gene encoding flagellar motor switch phosphatase FliY: MTSKDYLSQEEIDALLKQSEAGTDSTPANKTVDDFLTPLEQDALGEIGNITFGSAATALSTLLGQKVDITTPKVSIITRSEFETTFPKPHVAVHVNYVDGFEGINSLVIKKRDAQVIADLMLGGEGNPVDEELNEIHISAVQEAMNQMMGSSATSMSTMFNRFVNISPPGIDILDPMHGDGVSSLPDEQTLITVSFRLLIGDLIDSTLMQLLPVHFAKKMVSILMNGGEEDEQPQASAQQVAATTAPEVPQQTEIPQQQPAPTYQQPPVAAQVPVQTPQDAGYGQQPPMYPQDPGYGQQGAPGYGMPGGVPPQAPYGAPHHYGSIPGRNVNVQPVQFSNLQSGAFAQVDENNLNLLMDIPLRVTVELGRTQKQIKDILELSQGSIIELDKLAGEPVDILVNNKLIAKGEVVVIDENFGVRVTDIVSQWDRIQKLQ, from the coding sequence TTGACGAGTAAAGACTATTTGTCCCAGGAGGAAATTGATGCCCTGCTGAAACAGTCTGAAGCGGGCACGGATTCTACTCCCGCCAACAAGACCGTTGACGATTTTCTGACTCCTCTGGAGCAGGATGCTCTCGGAGAGATCGGTAATATTACGTTCGGCAGCGCAGCGACAGCTCTTTCCACACTGCTCGGTCAAAAGGTTGATATTACAACCCCTAAAGTTTCAATTATTACCCGTTCTGAATTCGAAACAACTTTTCCTAAGCCGCACGTAGCGGTACATGTGAATTATGTAGATGGATTTGAGGGTATTAACTCGCTCGTGATCAAAAAGCGTGATGCGCAGGTCATAGCGGATTTGATGCTTGGCGGTGAAGGAAATCCGGTAGATGAAGAATTGAATGAAATTCACATCAGCGCTGTGCAGGAAGCGATGAACCAGATGATGGGTTCGTCGGCAACCTCAATGTCTACTATGTTTAACCGATTTGTTAATATTTCTCCACCTGGAATTGATATTTTGGATCCCATGCATGGTGATGGAGTATCCAGCCTGCCAGACGAACAGACGTTGATTACAGTATCCTTCCGTTTGTTGATCGGTGACCTGATTGACTCTACATTGATGCAACTGTTGCCTGTGCATTTCGCTAAAAAGATGGTGAGCATTCTGATGAATGGCGGAGAGGAAGATGAGCAACCGCAAGCGTCGGCACAGCAAGTAGCTGCAACGACTGCTCCAGAAGTGCCGCAACAAACCGAGATTCCGCAACAGCAACCCGCACCAACGTATCAACAGCCGCCTGTAGCCGCACAGGTGCCTGTCCAGACGCCGCAGGATGCAGGTTATGGACAGCAACCGCCTATGTACCCTCAAGACCCTGGATACGGTCAGCAGGGAGCGCCAGGTTATGGAATGCCTGGAGGTGTCCCACCGCAGGCCCCTTATGGAGCGCCTCATCATTATGGTTCGATACCGGGACGAAATGTAAATGTGCAGCCTGTACAATTTTCAAACTTGCAGTCCGGTGCATTTGCGCAAGTGGATGAAAACAATTTAAATTTATTGATGGACATTCCCCTTAGAGTCACCGTAGAATTAGGAAGGACCCAAAAGCAAATTAAAGATATTCTAGAGCTCTCACAAGGTTCAATTATTGAACTGGACAAGCTTGCTGGGGAGCCAGTAGACATTCTGGTTAACAACAAACTGATTGCCAAAGGCGAGGTTGTCGTAATCGATGAGAACTTCGGCGTGCGTGTGACGGATATTGTAAGCCAATGGGACCGTATTCAAAAATTACAATAA
- a CDS encoding TIGR02530 family flagellar biosynthesis protein: MNDRITVGCLFPANVPPAAISQNRVNTVPKDGRPFGQVLQDQVLKLSNHAAKRLEQRGIELRSDQMAKINSAVDKAAAKGAKESLILMQDMALIVSVPNRTVVTAMDKQSMQDNVFTQIDSAVIIS, from the coding sequence GTGAATGACCGAATAACGGTCGGATGTCTTTTTCCCGCCAATGTCCCTCCGGCAGCAATCTCGCAGAACCGGGTAAATACGGTACCTAAGGATGGTAGACCATTCGGACAGGTGTTGCAGGATCAAGTACTCAAGCTGAGCAACCATGCAGCAAAGCGTTTGGAGCAGCGGGGGATAGAGCTGAGAAGTGACCAGATGGCGAAGATTAACTCCGCTGTGGATAAAGCAGCTGCCAAAGGCGCCAAAGAATCATTGATTTTAATGCAGGATATGGCGTTGATTGTAAGTGTGCCCAACCGGACAGTAGTTACCGCGATGGATAAGCAATCCATGCAGGATAACGTATTTACGCAAATTGATAGTGCCGTTATTATTTCATAG
- the fliQ gene encoding flagellar biosynthesis protein FliQ, which produces MTSEFIISLAGQAVYTVLKVSAPMLILGLVVGLIISIFQATTQIQEQTLAFVPKIVAVLLALLLFGPWILTTLVDFTFNILDNLYKYIG; this is translated from the coding sequence ATGACTTCGGAGTTTATTATTTCCCTTGCCGGACAAGCGGTGTACACAGTGCTTAAAGTTAGCGCTCCGATGCTGATTTTGGGACTGGTCGTCGGTTTGATTATCAGTATTTTTCAGGCGACAACCCAAATTCAGGAGCAGACTTTGGCATTTGTTCCGAAGATTGTCGCCGTATTACTGGCATTGCTCTTGTTCGGACCTTGGATATTGACGACATTAGTGGATTTTACGTTTAACATTCTGGACAATCTGTACAAATATATAGGTTAG
- a CDS encoding kinesin gives MARNLAENELDMDLEKESGGGFERFMFFLIPIVFTIVLVGVLLTLFNMDFRSEMISLGNKIPIVKNWIPEPKDKVAKSKEADQKAQSQSSEATIQQLKADLAKQTEELKKASDAKTTQDKKVTELQNQVSTLQTQQEQQPQSSQQGQTQTGTQAADGTANEDPYVKQARDLASMYEGMTASKAAPIMENLTTEETVQLLSYMDPANSAKILQKMDAKKAADITMALKNVTPSTDLSLAALQSRLKKDQSTAAGTTSKSLQNTQISSTFASMDKKSGAELILQTYKISPDKALNILNTVDDSTRASLLQNMSAKDAAQTAKILNKLMGSK, from the coding sequence ATGGCACGGAATTTAGCAGAAAATGAACTGGATATGGATTTGGAAAAAGAGTCAGGCGGGGGATTTGAACGGTTTATGTTTTTCCTGATTCCGATTGTTTTTACAATCGTTCTGGTCGGGGTCCTGCTTACGCTGTTCAACATGGATTTCAGAAGTGAAATGATTTCATTGGGAAACAAGATTCCGATTGTGAAGAATTGGATTCCTGAACCGAAAGACAAGGTTGCCAAGAGCAAAGAGGCTGATCAGAAAGCCCAGTCCCAAAGCTCCGAAGCCACTATCCAGCAGCTTAAGGCAGATTTGGCCAAGCAGACAGAAGAACTTAAAAAGGCTAGTGATGCCAAAACGACTCAGGATAAAAAGGTTACAGAACTGCAAAATCAGGTTAGTACGTTGCAAACGCAACAGGAACAACAGCCGCAGTCCAGTCAGCAGGGACAGACACAGACAGGTACGCAAGCGGCAGACGGAACAGCGAATGAAGACCCATATGTAAAACAGGCCAGAGACCTTGCTTCCATGTATGAAGGAATGACGGCAAGTAAGGCAGCACCGATTATGGAAAACTTGACCACCGAAGAAACGGTACAACTGCTAAGCTACATGGACCCTGCGAACAGTGCGAAGATTTTACAAAAGATGGATGCTAAAAAAGCAGCCGATATCACGATGGCTCTGAAAAACGTAACGCCATCTACCGATTTGTCGTTGGCTGCGTTGCAGTCCCGCTTGAAAAAGGACCAAAGCACGGCAGCGGGAACAACGAGTAAAAGCCTGCAAAACACTCAAATTAGCAGTACATTCGCTTCCATGGACAAGAAAAGTGGTGCCGAGCTTATTTTACAAACTTACAAAATCAGTCCGGACAAGGCATTGAACATATTAAATACAGTAGATGATTCGACACGTGCCTCTTTACTGCAAAATATGTCTGCGAAGGATGCTGCACAGACGGCGAAAATTTTGAACAAGCTGATGGGCAGCAAGTGA
- a CDS encoding flagellar basal body-associated FliL family protein, with the protein MKKMLPWLITILLAITLIAGAAFVLIPALSGKKSEATPNAQAAQAEQLPRLSADELVEVSSEITGIKTNLADADYIVQMNLSFQLNDAKAKESFEKIKDISIKPIVIQLLADTKPDELRTAKGRDQFSDKLTDLINKSLPEGHLGNAKITDFLLAAI; encoded by the coding sequence ATGAAAAAGATGCTGCCATGGCTCATTACAATTTTACTCGCGATTACTTTGATTGCAGGTGCGGCCTTTGTACTTATACCAGCGCTTAGTGGGAAGAAGTCGGAAGCCACTCCAAATGCGCAAGCCGCTCAAGCAGAACAGCTTCCCCGACTGTCAGCAGATGAATTAGTGGAAGTGAGTTCTGAAATTACTGGTATCAAAACAAATTTGGCAGACGCTGATTATATTGTCCAAATGAACCTTTCCTTTCAATTAAACGATGCTAAAGCAAAGGAATCTTTTGAAAAAATCAAGGACATCAGTATCAAGCCAATCGTTATTCAATTACTTGCAGACACCAAGCCTGATGAGCTCAGAACAGCTAAAGGCCGGGACCAATTCAGTGACAAGCTGACGGATCTCATCAACAAGTCGCTCCCTGAAGGTCACCTGGGGAACGCCAAAATTACAGACTTTTTGCTGGCAGCCATTTGA
- a CDS encoding flagellar FlbD family protein — MIPLTRLNGSPMWLNALLIETVEETPDTYVTLVTGKRLIVLEKAADVVSLIKGYSREIGIHAATIKVQQMEEDE; from the coding sequence ATGATCCCGTTAACGCGGCTGAACGGCTCGCCTATGTGGCTTAATGCTCTGCTCATTGAGACTGTGGAGGAAACGCCGGATACATACGTCACTTTAGTGACGGGGAAACGGTTGATTGTATTGGAAAAAGCGGCAGATGTCGTCTCCTTGATCAAGGGTTACAGCCGTGAAATCGGCATACATGCCGCCACGATAAAAGTGCAACAAATGGAGGAAGACGAATGA
- a CDS encoding flagellar biosynthetic protein FliO, with product MDTQQGASDALSTSSNIGNIAWVLFVLIFIIVLIVYLIRFLSKRNQSWFSNRSVRILGGVGLGPNKSLQLVEVGSSVYLIGVGEDIRLVDKVSDPEEVEQILAALEQEASLQRGPIAPLFAKIADKLRRNTAAQQQSEEETSFHEMFESKLRQMPNRKDKLEKLRNEENTTDRSGDS from the coding sequence ATGGATACACAACAGGGTGCCTCTGACGCATTGAGTACATCTAGCAATATAGGCAACATTGCCTGGGTCCTTTTCGTGCTGATCTTTATCATCGTACTGATCGTGTACTTGATACGGTTTTTGAGTAAAAGAAATCAGAGCTGGTTCAGCAACCGCTCCGTTCGCATACTGGGAGGCGTGGGGCTGGGCCCTAACAAATCCCTTCAGCTTGTTGAAGTTGGCAGCAGTGTGTACCTCATTGGTGTGGGAGAAGATATCCGGCTTGTTGACAAAGTATCCGATCCTGAAGAAGTGGAGCAAATTTTGGCCGCACTGGAGCAGGAAGCTTCTCTGCAGCGCGGCCCGATTGCCCCGCTATTCGCTAAAATTGCGGATAAGCTTCGCCGGAACACCGCGGCACAGCAGCAGTCTGAAGAGGAAACGTCTTTTCACGAGATGTTCGAATCCAAGCTTCGGCAGATGCCGAATCGTAAGGATAAACTCGAAAAGCTGCGCAATGAGGAGAATACTACAGATCGGTCGGGAGATTCATGA
- the fliM gene encoding flagellar motor switch protein FliM, giving the protein MVDVMSQGEIDALLAALSSGEMDAEELKKEDTQKKVRAYDFKRALRFSKDHIRSLTRIHENFARYLTTYFSAQLRTFVQINVVQVEQLPYDEFIRSIPKMTILNIFEAEPLEGRMVLEVHPNVAFAMLDRLLGGTGSAPSKVNALTEIETTIMERIFSRTFDSLQEAWKTVLDIEPRLEAMETNPQFMQIVSPNETIALISLSTKIGDTTGMINLCIPHVVLEPIMARLSTHQWFTSEKKSRAPEEIDALRLRVTKAQLPIIAELGESRINVAEFLGLSVGDVISLNKPVKEGLSIRVGEKLKFLGSPGMVKDRVAVQIDEIVSEGVEEIDE; this is encoded by the coding sequence TTGGTGGATGTAATGTCGCAAGGGGAAATTGATGCCCTTTTAGCAGCTCTATCGTCCGGTGAAATGGATGCGGAAGAACTTAAAAAGGAAGATACCCAAAAGAAAGTTCGCGCTTATGACTTCAAAAGAGCGCTTCGGTTTTCCAAGGATCATATTCGGAGTTTGACGCGGATACACGAAAATTTTGCGCGGTATCTGACCACTTATTTTTCAGCACAGCTCCGGACGTTTGTCCAAATTAATGTCGTTCAGGTGGAGCAGCTTCCTTATGATGAATTCATTCGCTCCATTCCAAAAATGACCATTTTGAACATTTTTGAAGCCGAGCCGCTGGAAGGACGCATGGTGCTTGAGGTTCACCCGAACGTAGCTTTTGCAATGCTGGACAGGCTTCTCGGAGGAACCGGATCAGCGCCGTCCAAGGTTAACGCGTTGACAGAAATTGAGACGACAATCATGGAGCGGATTTTTAGTCGTACCTTTGACAGCCTGCAAGAGGCTTGGAAAACGGTATTGGATATTGAACCGCGTTTGGAGGCAATGGAAACCAATCCGCAGTTTATGCAGATTGTTTCACCAAATGAAACGATTGCCCTGATCTCACTTAGTACCAAAATTGGTGATACCACAGGGATGATTAACCTTTGTATCCCGCACGTGGTATTGGAGCCGATTATGGCTAGACTGTCCACGCACCAGTGGTTTACATCCGAAAAGAAATCAAGGGCGCCTGAAGAGATTGACGCCTTGAGATTACGGGTCACGAAAGCGCAACTTCCCATTATTGCCGAGCTAGGTGAATCCCGAATAAATGTGGCCGAGTTTTTGGGCCTTTCGGTGGGGGATGTCATTTCATTGAACAAACCCGTCAAGGAAGGGCTCTCCATCCGGGTGGGCGAAAAACTGAAATTCTTGGGAAGTCCCGGCATGGTAAAAGATCGTGTTGCCGTACAGATTGATGAAATTGTCAGCGAAGGAGTTGAAGAAATTGACGAGTAA
- a CDS encoding flagellar hook capping FlgD N-terminal domain-containing protein, whose protein sequence is MTTADNNVSTSNVWPNYNVNNVKTASAKDTKTMGKDQFLKILITQLQNQDPMQPLEDKEFIAQMAQFSSVEQLMNISTQLNTLGQSLGISSGLIGKEVSWIEAGKKDSLTGETGAGAVKSGIVDSIVIRDGVQYAKIGKSEVALKDVTSVSQAQTTASSAGTTDTTTSSSTGSGETRE, encoded by the coding sequence ATGACGACTGCGGACAATAATGTATCCACCAGTAACGTCTGGCCAAACTACAACGTGAATAACGTCAAAACGGCAAGCGCCAAGGATACCAAAACGATGGGTAAGGATCAATTTTTGAAAATTTTGATTACCCAGCTCCAAAACCAGGACCCAATGCAGCCTCTGGAAGATAAGGAATTTATCGCGCAAATGGCGCAATTTTCTTCCGTGGAGCAGTTGATGAACATTTCTACCCAGTTGAATACGTTGGGACAGTCTTTAGGAATATCCTCCGGTTTGATTGGAAAAGAAGTCAGTTGGATTGAGGCTGGTAAAAAGGATTCGCTTACGGGTGAAACGGGTGCAGGTGCGGTGAAAAGTGGAATCGTGGATTCCATCGTTATTCGTGACGGTGTACAGTATGCCAAAATCGGAAAGTCAGAGGTAGCCCTGAAAGATGTGACATCGGTAAGCCAGGCTCAAACAACGGCTTCCTCGGCAGGGACAACGGATACTACAACTTCTTCCTCTACTGGAAGTGGTGAGACACGTGAATGA